One Sphingobacteriales bacterium genomic window carries:
- a CDS encoding transposase, giving the protein MASKTFYLFGAYSPINGDNLTLEMPYCNTVCFQIFIDKLSVQKPEEFKIILLDNGAFHHSRQLVIPKNIHLLFIPPYSPELNPAEMIWRFIKGKTANIICKDLEELSAKVTDIINDMSNVIIQSITGWKLFTNCAI; this is encoded by the coding sequence ATCGCTTCCAAAACTTTCTATCTCTTTGGTGCCTATTCCCCCATCAACGGAGACAATCTTACCTTAGAAATGCCTTACTGTAATACGGTCTGCTTTCAAATATTTATAGATAAACTCTCCGTACAAAAGCCTGAAGAATTCAAGATAATTCTACTTGACAATGGTGCTTTTCACCACAGCCGACAATTGGTAATTCCTAAAAATATTCATCTGTTGTTTATTCCTCCTTACTCTCCCGAATTAAACCCCGCAGAGATGATATGGCGATTCATCAAGGGCAAAACTGCTAACATTATTTGCAAAGATCTGGAAGAACTCTCCGCCAAAGTCACTGATATTATCAACGATATGAGTAACGTTATCATTCAATCCATTACAGGTTGGAAACTTTTTACAAACTGTGCCATTTAG
- a CDS encoding winged helix-turn-helix domain-containing protein, with translation MSLPIELIIKESADYLKQLHKKAKRKGVSKIKMLMNIQSGIHHNHLLAIKSGASVRSINRWKATYQSQGLDGLLRDNRGGDFRSQLETADKERISQKLKDPKNGLRTYKEAQQWLKSELGIEKQYNTVRMYLKRNFGTKLKVGRKSHIKKDEAAVDSFKKTYQTR, from the coding sequence ATGTCATTACCCATAGAACTTATCATAAAAGAGTCAGCAGATTACCTAAAACAGCTACATAAAAAAGCCAAAAGGAAGGGCGTTTCTAAAATAAAGATGTTGATGAATATCCAAAGCGGTATCCACCACAATCATCTTCTTGCCATCAAGTCAGGGGCTTCTGTGCGTTCGATAAACAGGTGGAAAGCTACTTACCAATCGCAGGGACTTGATGGATTGCTCAGGGACAATAGAGGTGGTGATTTCCGTAGCCAACTCGAGACAGCAGACAAGGAGCGGATATCGCAAAAGCTAAAAGATCCCAAGAATGGGTTGCGCACCTACAAAGAAGCACAGCAGTGGCTGAAGTCGGAGTTGGGTATTGAAAAGCAATACAATACGGTAAGGATGTATCTGAAGCGAAACTTTGGCACAAAACTCAAGGTGGGTAGAAAAAGCCATATCAAAAAGGACGAAGCGGCGGTTGATTCTTTTAAAAAAACTTATCAAACACGCTAG